From Paraburkholderia sabiae, a single genomic window includes:
- a CDS encoding ProQ/FinO family protein: MGFEQLAKLRDELAKQAKAQRKEKQAADTHAAHPGKDAKAKDSKPRDARPAGKPAAKADRKPAPARPAAKQQNPVDPVVHTIGKLQKRFPLAFPKNPAPKVALKIGILDDLLAQAGELKLTEQEVRDAVSTWCRGSRYWASLTEGASRVDLTGAETGKVTASESAFARRRSGGRTKPAAKTDGAGVVEKAAGDATAAAAATSAEAPASTDGEEGNAPAADQAQG; this comes from the coding sequence ATGGGCTTTGAACAACTGGCGAAGCTGAGGGACGAACTCGCCAAGCAGGCAAAAGCGCAGCGCAAGGAAAAGCAGGCTGCGGACACGCACGCTGCCCACCCGGGCAAGGATGCGAAGGCTAAGGACTCGAAACCCAGAGACGCGCGTCCGGCGGGCAAGCCTGCCGCGAAGGCGGACCGCAAGCCGGCGCCCGCGCGTCCGGCCGCGAAGCAGCAGAATCCCGTCGATCCCGTCGTGCATACCATCGGCAAGTTGCAGAAGCGGTTCCCGCTGGCATTTCCGAAGAATCCTGCACCGAAGGTCGCGCTGAAAATCGGCATTCTCGACGATCTGCTCGCGCAGGCCGGCGAACTGAAACTGACCGAGCAGGAAGTCCGCGATGCCGTGAGCACGTGGTGCCGTGGCAGCCGCTATTGGGCGAGCCTGACGGAAGGCGCATCGCGCGTCGATCTGACGGGCGCGGAAACGGGCAAGGTCACGGCGTCGGAATCGGCGTTCGCGCGACGTCGTTCGGGCGGCCGGACGAAACCGGCGGCGAAGACTGATGGTGCGGGTGTTGTTGAGAAGGCGGCGGGTGATGCGACTGCGGCTGCGGCTGCGACTTCCGCTGAGGCTCCGGCCAGCACGGATGGCGAAGAAGGAAACGCGCCGGCTGCTGATCAGGCGCAAGGTTGA
- a CDS encoding porin, with amino-acid sequence MKRRYPEVKLALACAAVLAAMPAFAQNSVTLYGIVDNGIGYQSSSTTLGSTANGHSAVKMVTGVWAGSRFGLKGAEDLGGGTKAIFTLEEGFSANNGAMSTTNLMFSRQAFVGVTNDAYGSLTAGRQYASYYQLLSPYSPTTWLTGFYGAHAGDVDGLDTIYRANNTLLYMSPKLYGFKFSGSYSFAGVPGSAYQGSTWSTAVQYAQGPIGIAVGFSKINNSNVNGGTFGTDTATSNNGSQAGVSAVTNGFQTARAQQRFAVGAGYTFSSQFDITATYSNVQYIPGIGSSYRNLAIWNSGGIVLHWKPTAAWDFATGYAYTRATQSNGITSSASYSQFNLSEYYSLSKRTGIYALQAYQRANGQTLGTNGRTIINATATLGDGFNSTPSSSRSMVGVGAGIIHRF; translated from the coding sequence ATGAAAAGACGTTACCCCGAAGTCAAACTCGCGCTGGCTTGCGCAGCAGTGCTGGCCGCGATGCCTGCCTTCGCACAGAACAGCGTGACGCTGTACGGCATCGTCGATAACGGCATTGGTTATCAGTCGAGTTCGACTACGCTCGGTTCGACCGCGAACGGCCACTCGGCAGTCAAGATGGTCACGGGCGTGTGGGCGGGCAGCCGCTTCGGCCTGAAGGGCGCGGAAGACCTCGGTGGCGGCACCAAGGCGATCTTCACGCTGGAAGAAGGCTTCAGCGCGAACAACGGCGCGATGTCGACGACCAACCTGATGTTCAGCCGCCAGGCGTTCGTCGGCGTGACGAACGATGCGTACGGCTCGCTGACGGCCGGCCGCCAGTATGCGTCGTACTACCAGCTGCTGTCGCCGTACAGCCCGACGACATGGCTCACGGGTTTCTACGGCGCGCACGCGGGTGACGTCGACGGTCTCGATACGATTTATCGCGCGAACAACACACTGCTGTACATGTCGCCGAAACTCTACGGCTTCAAGTTCAGCGGCTCGTATTCGTTCGCGGGCGTGCCGGGCAGCGCGTATCAGGGTTCGACGTGGAGCACGGCCGTGCAATACGCGCAGGGCCCGATCGGCATCGCGGTCGGCTTCTCGAAGATCAACAACTCGAACGTGAACGGCGGCACTTTCGGCACCGACACGGCGACGTCGAACAACGGCTCGCAGGCGGGTGTCTCGGCTGTGACCAACGGCTTCCAGACGGCGCGCGCGCAGCAGCGCTTCGCGGTCGGCGCGGGCTACACGTTCAGCAGCCAGTTCGACATCACGGCAACGTACTCGAACGTGCAGTACATTCCGGGCATCGGCTCGTCGTACCGCAACCTGGCGATCTGGAATTCGGGCGGCATCGTGCTGCACTGGAAGCCGACGGCAGCGTGGGACTTCGCGACGGGCTATGCGTACACGCGCGCGACGCAGTCGAATGGCATCACGAGCAGCGCGTCGTACTCGCAGTTCAACCTGTCGGAGTACTACTCGCTGTCCAAGCGCACGGGCATTTACGCGCTGCAGGCATACCAGCGCGCGAACGGCCAGACGCTCGGCACGAACGGCCGCACCATCATCAACGCAACGGCAACGCTCGGCGACGGTTTCAACTCGACGCCTTCGTCCTCGCGCAGCATGGTCGGCGTCGGCGCGGGCATTATTCACCGCTTCTGA
- a CDS encoding bifunctional sugar phosphate isomerase/epimerase/4-hydroxyphenylpyruvate dioxygenase family protein, which yields MLRSIATVSVSGTLVEKLAAIRAAGFDGVEIFENDLLYFDGSPADIRKRCDDLGLQIMLFQPFRDFEGVSKERLAQNLNRAQRKFELMHELGTDLVLVCSNVNANVIADDGLIVDQLGELALLAEREGVRVGFEALAWGKYVNSYRHAWRLVDAVNHSNLGLILDSFHTLSIDDPIDPIADIPGDRIAFVQIADAPLQKMDVLEWSRHYRCFPGQGEFDVAGFADRVLATGYQGPFSLEIFNDGFRAAPTAATAADGYRSLLYLEEQAAHRRDASTVTQDAQPLFTPPAPPAHSGFQFIEFAVDSTSAPRLAQRFAEAGFHAAGKHRSKDVTLYQQGDASIVLNAETDSFASEFFHRHGLSLCASAFQVDDAGRVFERATSFGYAPFSGRVGPNERVVPGVRAPDGSLHYFVDARPDEPTLYEADFVLDAQANGQPAGQGELKRIDHVCLDLPADTLDTWILYFRAVFGFEAEAAWLLPDPYGLVRSRAVRSADGSVRIVLNASVDGRTSTAQSLHTYRGTGLNHVAFVTDDIFAAVEQLRARDVRLLRIPSNYYDDLEARYDFADSMVSMMKDAHVLYDRDAQGGEFFHVYTEQMDGRFFLEIVQRKGGYDGYGAVNAPVRLAAQAQRKNG from the coding sequence ATGCTTCGCTCCATTGCCACCGTGTCGGTTAGCGGCACGCTCGTCGAGAAGCTCGCTGCGATTCGCGCGGCCGGCTTCGATGGCGTCGAGATCTTCGAGAACGATCTGCTGTATTTCGACGGCTCGCCCGCCGACATTCGCAAGCGTTGCGACGATCTCGGCCTGCAGATCATGCTGTTCCAGCCGTTCCGCGATTTCGAGGGCGTCTCGAAGGAACGGCTCGCGCAGAATCTGAACCGCGCCCAACGCAAGTTCGAGCTGATGCACGAACTCGGCACCGATCTGGTGCTCGTGTGCAGCAACGTCAACGCAAACGTGATTGCAGACGACGGTTTGATCGTCGATCAGCTCGGCGAGCTTGCATTGCTCGCCGAACGCGAAGGCGTGCGCGTCGGTTTCGAAGCGCTGGCGTGGGGCAAGTATGTGAATTCGTATCGCCACGCATGGCGGCTCGTCGATGCCGTCAATCATTCGAATCTCGGGCTGATACTCGACAGCTTCCACACGTTGTCGATCGACGACCCCATCGATCCCATCGCCGACATTCCCGGCGACCGCATCGCGTTCGTGCAGATCGCCGATGCGCCGCTGCAAAAGATGGACGTGCTCGAATGGAGCCGTCACTACCGATGCTTCCCAGGGCAGGGCGAATTCGACGTCGCAGGCTTCGCGGATCGTGTGCTGGCGACGGGTTATCAAGGCCCGTTTTCGCTGGAGATTTTCAACGACGGCTTTCGCGCCGCGCCGACGGCAGCGACGGCTGCCGACGGTTATCGCTCGCTGCTGTATCTCGAAGAGCAGGCCGCGCATCGACGTGACGCATCAACAGTCACGCAGGATGCGCAGCCGCTGTTCACGCCGCCTGCGCCGCCCGCGCATTCGGGTTTCCAGTTCATCGAGTTCGCCGTCGATTCGACGAGCGCGCCGCGTCTTGCGCAGCGCTTTGCTGAAGCGGGATTTCATGCGGCGGGCAAGCATCGCTCGAAAGACGTGACGCTGTATCAGCAGGGCGATGCGTCGATCGTGCTGAACGCCGAGACGGATTCGTTTGCGAGCGAGTTCTTTCATCGGCACGGATTGTCGCTGTGCGCGTCGGCGTTTCAGGTCGACGATGCCGGGCGTGTATTCGAGCGCGCGACGTCGTTCGGCTATGCACCGTTTTCGGGCCGAGTCGGCCCGAACGAACGCGTCGTGCCGGGCGTGCGTGCGCCTGATGGCAGCCTGCATTACTTCGTCGATGCGCGGCCCGACGAGCCGACGTTGTATGAAGCCGACTTCGTGCTCGACGCGCAGGCCAACGGACAGCCGGCCGGGCAGGGCGAGCTGAAACGTATCGATCACGTGTGCCTCGATCTGCCCGCCGATACGCTCGATACGTGGATTCTTTACTTCAGGGCTGTGTTCGGCTTCGAAGCCGAGGCGGCCTGGTTGCTTCCCGATCCTTACGGACTGGTGCGCAGCCGCGCGGTGCGCAGCGCCGACGGCTCGGTGAGGATCGTTCTCAATGCGTCGGTGGACGGGCGCACGTCGACGGCGCAATCGCTGCATACGTATCGCGGTACAGGTCTGAATCACGTGGCATTTGTCACCGACGATATCTTCGCGGCCGTCGAACAGTTGCGCGCACGCGACGTTCGGCTATTACGGATCCCGTCGAACTATTACGATGACCTTGAAGCGCGATACGATTTCGCCGACAGCATGGTCTCGATGATGAAAGACGCTCACGTGCTCTACGACCGGGACGCGCAGGGCGGCGAATTCTTCCATGTGTACACCGAGCAGATGGACGGACGCTTCTTCCTAGAGATCGTGCAGCGCAAGGGCGGTTATGACGGATACGGCGCGGTGAACGCGCCTGTGAGACTCGCCGCGCAGGCACAGCGCAAGAACGGCTAG
- a CDS encoding BKACE family enzyme, which yields MSQATSQPCIISVAITGSVPRKKDNPAVPISVPEQVESTHEAYEAGATLVHLHVRDEEERSSSDRNSFAVLQEGIRKHCPDIIIQFSTGGRGRSFEQRGAMLDLRPDMASLATGSVNFPTTVYENPPDFVRMLAQTMLDHDVKPEIEIFDLAMLYSTVDLVQQGLLKEPVHVQFVMGVKNALPARREILEFEVEQLKKLLPTATWTAAGIGRHQLEVNHWTLEMGGHCRTGLEDNVRWDKDTLTKSNAQLVQRVADLCAQYGRPVATAKQARELLALKPVA from the coding sequence GCGATCACGGGCTCCGTGCCGCGCAAGAAGGACAATCCGGCCGTGCCGATCTCGGTGCCCGAGCAGGTCGAGAGCACGCATGAAGCGTATGAAGCGGGCGCGACGCTCGTGCACCTGCATGTGCGCGACGAAGAAGAGCGTTCGAGTTCGGACCGCAACAGCTTTGCGGTGCTGCAAGAGGGCATCCGCAAGCATTGCCCGGACATCATCATCCAGTTTTCGACGGGCGGCCGCGGCCGTTCGTTCGAACAGCGCGGCGCGATGCTCGATTTGCGTCCCGACATGGCCTCGCTCGCGACGGGCTCGGTGAATTTCCCGACTACTGTCTACGAGAACCCGCCCGATTTCGTGCGCATGCTCGCACAGACGATGCTCGATCATGACGTGAAGCCCGAAATCGAAATTTTCGATCTGGCCATGCTGTACAGCACCGTCGATCTCGTTCAACAGGGCTTGCTGAAAGAGCCCGTGCACGTGCAGTTCGTGATGGGCGTGAAGAACGCATTGCCTGCGCGCCGCGAGATTCTCGAATTCGAAGTCGAGCAACTGAAGAAGCTCTTGCCGACGGCGACGTGGACGGCGGCAGGCATCGGCCGTCACCAGCTCGAAGTGAATCACTGGACGCTCGAAATGGGCGGCCATTGCCGCACGGGTCTCGAAGACAACGTGCGCTGGGACAAGGACACGCTCACGAAGAGCAATGCGCAGCTGGTGCAGCGCGTGGCGGATCTGTGCGCGCAATACGGCCGTCCCGTCGCGACGGCGAAACAGGCGCGTGAGCTGCTGGCGCTCAAGCCCGTCGCCTGA